A single window of Eucalyptus grandis isolate ANBG69807.140 chromosome 1, ASM1654582v1, whole genome shotgun sequence DNA harbors:
- the LOC104437162 gene encoding uncharacterized membrane protein At3g27390, translating to MEVPVGFLAKLWSLVTFLPFFFSLFLLGLLKAAVVGPVAACVVGIGNSAVIAGLWIAHLAWTYYCVARTKRLGLILKILVLMMLPVPLVLWPVVGIAGSVLGGVAYGVFAPLIATFEAVGENVTDKLYHCFLDGLWSTVEGSCTVVQDFTDFCFHSYFSFMDELREKIQPDEKPMDIKLSKLPASLMVSLVGVVVDVPSIMVVALVKSPYMLFRGWKRLLEDLIGREGPFLETVCVPFAGLAIILWPLAVVGAVTAAFLSSFFLGLYSGVVAYQEDSLRMGVAYIVSVVSLFDEYVNDLLYLQEGSCLPRPKYRRNMNASLERKNSSVNKGSRDGKGGPYISKLYSQQSRTLKRAIQQYRPVQVWDWLFKSCEVNGRILLHEGLIDVTDIEDCMLKGNCKKLGIKLPAWSILQCLLTSAKSETDGLLIFDDVELTTMNSPRDRMFEWFIGPLLIIKEQIKSLRLTEDEDACLGKLVMGCKNEKPEEWDNTSFPSDDSVRRAQLQAIIRRLQGIVASMSRLPTFRRRFRNLVKVLYIEAVHAASSANRVGGIGISKSENGRDSTGTADGEEREAGPVSMPDGIV from the exons ATGGAGGTCCCCGTGGGGTTCCTGGCCAAGCTGTGGAGCCTCGTCAccttcctccccttcttcttctccctcttcctcctcggcCTCCTCAAAG CGGCCGTGGTCGGCCCCGTCGCGGCCTGCGTCGTCGGGATAGGGAACTCGGCTGTGATCGCGGGGCTGTGGATCGCGCATCTCGCCTGGACTTACTACTGCGTCGCGAG GACCAAGAGGCTGGGGCTGATTCTGAAGATTCTGGTGCTGATGATGCTGCCGGTGCCGCTAGTCCTCTGGCCGGTAGTCGGGATTGCGGGAAGCGTGCTGGGCGGAGTTGCGTACGGGGTCTTTGCTCCCTTGATAGCGACCTTCGAAGCGGTTGGGGAGAACGTGACGGACAAGCTCTATCACTGCTTTCTT GATGGTCTTTGGTCCACAGTAGAAGGAAGTTGCACTGTGGTACAGGACTTCACAGATTTCTGCTTCCACTCCTACTTTTCCTTCATGGAtgaattgagagagaaaataCAACCAGATGAAAAGCCCATGGACATCAA GTTATCAAAGTTGCCTGCGTCTTTGATGGTGAGTCtggtgggggtggtggtggatgTTCCTTCAATCATGGTTGTTGCCCTGGTGAAAAGTCCATATATGTTGTTCAGAGGGTGGAAGAGACTACTGGAAGACTTGATTGGCCGAGAAGGACCCTTTTTAGAGACAGTCTGTGTCCCATTTGCGGGGCTTGCCATAATTTTGTGGCCTCTTGCTGTTGTTGGAGCTGTGACAGCAGCTTTCCTTTCTAGCTTTTTTCTGGGGTTATATAGTGGAGTAGTGGCCTATCAG GAGGATTCGCTTCGAATGGGAGTGGCATACATTGTGTCGGTTGTCTCATTGTTCGATGAGTATGTTAATGATTTACTTTACCTGCAAGAAGGGTCTTGTCTGCCAAG GCCCAAATATCGTCGAAACATGAATGCTAGCCTTGAGAGAAAAAATTCCAGCGTCAACAAGGGATCAAGGGATGGCAAAGGAGGTCCATACATTTCAAAACTATATTCACAGCAGTCGAGAACATTGAAGCGGGCAATCCAACAGTATAGACCAGTGCAA GTGTGGGATTGGCTCTTTAAATCATGTGAGGTTAATGGTAGGATACTTCTGCATGAAGGTTTGATTGATGTTACAGACATTGAGGATTGCATGTTGAAAGGAAATTGTAAGAAGTTAGGCATCAAGCTTCCTGCTTGGTCAATCTTACAGTGTCTGCTAACTTCAGCTAAGTCAGAGACCGACGGTTTGCTCATCT TTGATGACGTGGAGCTTACAACGATGAACAGTCCGAGGGACAGGATgtttgagtggtttattgggcCTTTGTTGATTATCAAAGAGCAAATCAAGAGCCTCCGGTTAACTGAAGACGAAGATGCGTGCCTCGGAAAGCTAGTCATGGGGTGCAAAAATGAGAAACCGGAGGAATGGGACAATACTAGTTTTCCATCAGATGACAGTGTGAGAAGGGCCCAATTGCAAGCCATAATTCGAAG GCTGCAGGGGATCGTGGCTTCCATGTCCCGACTGCCGACTTTTAGACGCCGGTTCAGAAATTTGGTGAAGGTGTTGTATATAGAGGCTGTCCACGCCGCTTCCTCAGCAAACCGAGTGGGAGGCATAGGCATCTCGAAATCTGAAAATGGTAGGGACTCCACAGGAACTGCCGATGGGGAGGAAAGAGAAGCAGGGCCCGTCAGCATGCCCGATGGGATCGTCTAG
- the LOC104437174 gene encoding probable glycosyltransferase At3g07620, which yields MGTSKAFSPAPSSPPRSSSSLLVLYLVVPVVLISAGLFALAGNGSPSRVELASPWKLRVAFAGSRATAALSALRPSDFPRAIESPWPLSYSEENQVAFAPASAPENEPPTEQPEPDETVTVEEPARAVKRYSRFERLEASLSQARSAIREAALVRNLTSVHADADYVPRGPIYRNANAFHRSYLEMEKLFKIYVYQEGEPPMFHDGPCKSIYSTEGRFIHEMERGHNMYRTTDPDEALVYFLPFSVVMLVQYLYEPGSHETHAIGHAVVDYIDVIAAKHPFWNRSLGADHFMLSCHDWGPRTSSYVPNLFSKSIRVLCNANTSEGFDPFKDASLPEINLKTGEIFGLLGGPSPSRRGTLAFFAGRLHGHIRHLLLQEWKDKEDPDVRVYDELPRGVSYESMLRQSRYCLCPSGYEVASPRIVEAIYAECVPVLISDSYVPPFSDVLNWKAFSVQVQVKDIPNIKKLLMAISPSQYLRMQRRVKQVQRHFVANGPPRRYDVFHMTVHSIWLRRLNIRITDSA from the exons ATGGGCACCTCGAAGGCCTTCTCGCCCGCCCCATCTTCGCCGCCCCGGTCATCCAGTTCGCTTCTGGTTCTCTATCTCGTCGTGCCAGTCGTGCTGATCTCGGCCGGCCTGTTCGCTCTGGCTGGTAACGGGTCGCCTTCTCGGGTCGAGCTCGCCTCGCCGTGGAAGCTGAGAGTGGCTTTCGCCGGCTCAAGAGCCACTGCCGCCCTGTCTGCACTCAGGCCCAGCGATTTCCCCCGCGCCATTGAATCTCCATGGCCTTTGAGTTATTCAGAAGAAAACCAAGTAGCTTTTGCCCCTGCAAGT GCGCCTGAGAACGAGCCGCCAACGGAGCAACCGGAACCAGATGAAACGGTCACCGTCGAGGAGCCTGCAAGGGCTGTCAAAAGATATAGCAG GTTTGAGAGGCTAGAGGCCAGCCTGTCCCAGGCACGGTCCGCCATCAGGGAAGCCGCTCTGGTCCGGAACCTGACCTCGGTCCATGCCGACGCCGACTACGTCCCCCGAGGACCTATTTACAGGAACGCCAACGCCTTCCACAG GAGTTATCTGGAGATGGAGAAGCTGTTCAAGATATATGTGTACCAGGAAGGGGAGCCGCCCATGTTCCATGACGGGCCGTGCAAGAGCATCTACTCCACGGAGGGAAGGTTCATCCATGAGATGGAGAGAGGCCACAACATGTACCGGACCACGGACCCGGACGAGGCCCTCGTCTACTTCCTCCCCTTCAGCGTGGTCATGCTGGTCCAGTACCTCTACGAGCCGGGGTCCCACGAGACGCATGCCATCGGGCATGCTGTGGTCGACTACATCGACGTCATCGCTGCCAAGCATCCGTTCTGGAACCGGAGCCTTGGGGCCGACCACTTCATGCTCTCTTGCCACGACTGG GGGCCGCGCACGTCTTCCTACGTGCCCAACCTATTCAGCAAGTCCATTAGGGTCCTGTGCAACGCCAACACCTCGGAAGGGTTCGACCCCTTTAAGGACGCGTCGCTCCCGGAGATCAACCTCAAGACGGGGGAGATCTTCGGCCTCCTGGGCGGCCCCTCCCCTTCCCGCCGCGGCACCCTGGCCTTCTTCGCAGGCCGCCTGCACGGCCACATCAGGCACTTGCTGCTGCAGGAGTGGAAGGACAAGGAGGACCCGGACGTGCGAGTGTACGACGAGCTCCCGCGCGGGGTCAGCTACGAGTCGATGCTGAGGCAGAGCAGGTATTGCCTGTGCCCGAGTGGGTACGAGGTGGCGAGCCCCAGGATCGTGGAGGCCATATACGCGGAATGCGTGCCGGTGCTGATCTCCGACAGTTACGTGCCGCCGTTCAGCGATGTCCTGAACTGGAAAGCCTTCTCTGTGCAAGTGCAGGTGAAGGACATACCCAACATCAAGAAGCTACTCATGGCCATTTCACCATCTCAGTACCTGAGGATGCAGAGGAGAGTGAAGCAAGTGCAGCGGCACTTCGTGGCCAACGGGCCGCCGAGGCGATATGACGTCTTCCACATGACTGTGCACTCCATCTGGCTCCGCCGCCTGAATATCCGGATCACCGACTCGGCTTAA